A genomic segment from Triticum dicoccoides isolate Atlit2015 ecotype Zavitan chromosome 1A, WEW_v2.0, whole genome shotgun sequence encodes:
- the LOC119328553 gene encoding jacalin-related lectin 19-like isoform X1 — translation MQQQQPPPPPRKMVASKKLMKVGPWGGTGGNPWDDGGHTGIRGVTLSYDHRCVVSIAVEYDRSGLAVPGERHGGAGGNHTTQIKLSFPDEHLTAVSGRYGAVAPGGSPVIRSLAFRTERAAYGPFGAAEGTPFEFAVEGGVIVGLCGRSGWQLDAVGMYVTPLRPEKLYDKVQKLGLMAYRSVMHRLGPAPAPPQDELPEARVQHQHQNGSVVQTSRKNY, via the exons ATG cagcagcagcagccgccgccgcctccgaggAAGATGGTCGCGTCCAAGAAGCTCATGAAGGTCGGGCCTTGGGGCGGCACCGGGGGCAACCCGTGGGACGACGGCGGGCACACCGGGATCCGCGGCGTCACCCTGTCGTACGACCACCGCTGCGTCGTCTCCATCGCCGTGGAGTACGACAGGAGCGGCCTTGCCGTCCCCGGCGAGCGGCACGGCGGCGCCGGAGGCAACCACACCACCCAG ATCAAGCTGAGCTTCCCGGACGAGCACCTGACAGCCGTGAGCGGCCGGTACGGCGCGGTGGCGCCCGGCGGCTCGCCGGTGATCCGGTCGCTGGCGTTCAGGACGGAGCGCGCGGCGTACGGGCCGTTCGGCGCCGCGGAGGGCACGCCGTTCGAGTTCGCGGTGGAGGGCGGCGTGATCGTGGGGTTGTGCGGGCGGAGCGGCTGGCAGCTGGACGCCGTCGGGATGTACGTGACGCCGCTGCGGCCGGAGAAGCTGTATGATAAGGTGCAGAAGCTGGGGCTCATGGCCTACCGCTCGGTCATGCACCGTCtcgggccggcgccggcgccgccgcaggACGAGCTGCCGGAGGCGAGAGTGCAGCATCAGCATCAGAACGGCAGTGTGGTTCAGACAAGTCGCAAGAATTACTAG
- the LOC119328553 gene encoding jacalin-related lectin 19-like isoform X2 has protein sequence MQQQPPPPPRKMVASKKLMKVGPWGGTGGNPWDDGGHTGIRGVTLSYDHRCVVSIAVEYDRSGLAVPGERHGGAGGNHTTQIKLSFPDEHLTAVSGRYGAVAPGGSPVIRSLAFRTERAAYGPFGAAEGTPFEFAVEGGVIVGLCGRSGWQLDAVGMYVTPLRPEKLYDKVQKLGLMAYRSVMHRLGPAPAPPQDELPEARVQHQHQNGSVVQTSRKNY, from the exons ATG cagcagcagccgccgccgcctccgaggAAGATGGTCGCGTCCAAGAAGCTCATGAAGGTCGGGCCTTGGGGCGGCACCGGGGGCAACCCGTGGGACGACGGCGGGCACACCGGGATCCGCGGCGTCACCCTGTCGTACGACCACCGCTGCGTCGTCTCCATCGCCGTGGAGTACGACAGGAGCGGCCTTGCCGTCCCCGGCGAGCGGCACGGCGGCGCCGGAGGCAACCACACCACCCAG ATCAAGCTGAGCTTCCCGGACGAGCACCTGACAGCCGTGAGCGGCCGGTACGGCGCGGTGGCGCCCGGCGGCTCGCCGGTGATCCGGTCGCTGGCGTTCAGGACGGAGCGCGCGGCGTACGGGCCGTTCGGCGCCGCGGAGGGCACGCCGTTCGAGTTCGCGGTGGAGGGCGGCGTGATCGTGGGGTTGTGCGGGCGGAGCGGCTGGCAGCTGGACGCCGTCGGGATGTACGTGACGCCGCTGCGGCCGGAGAAGCTGTATGATAAGGTGCAGAAGCTGGGGCTCATGGCCTACCGCTCGGTCATGCACCGTCtcgggccggcgccggcgccgccgcaggACGAGCTGCCGGAGGCGAGAGTGCAGCATCAGCATCAGAACGGCAGTGTGGTTCAGACAAGTCGCAAGAATTACTAG